One stretch of Sporosarcina sp. ANT_H38 DNA includes these proteins:
- a CDS encoding aminotransferase class I/II-fold pyridoxal phosphate-dependent enzyme produces the protein MRFIMKDVNRPLIAALIKFKEANPISFHVPGHKGGILSGLPTELQTALQYDFTELAGLDDLHEPSGVIEEAQQKLSSLYGSDRSFFLVNGSTVGNLAMVYATCRAGETVIVQRNAHKSIFHAIELTGARPVFVSPVWDQITKTAGHVTVAQVGEALEAYPDAKAVILTYPTYYGLTGTELEKIIRFCHTYEVPVLVDEAHGAHFVVGEPFPRSALEMGADVVVHSAHKTLPAMTMASFLHIRSDFIAVEKVAHYLGMLQSSSPSYLLMASLDDARAYAEFYNGEDIKSFMGQRMDFIKRLGIIPGLQTIVTDDPLKLILRIEGFTGFDIQKKLEAEGIYGEIADPYQVLFVLPLLKVGTTYPFDEICEKIKIAVACLDGLDRIVNLGEIPSLEEGLSRLAYTFEEVANMEVEWIPYVESVGRVAAASIIPYPPGIPLLMAGEIVKDEHIQTLGKLLQMGAKLQGAIRINEKQIVVVKNRVEE, from the coding sequence GTGCGATTTATAATGAAAGATGTTAATCGGCCACTTATTGCAGCGTTAATCAAATTCAAAGAAGCAAATCCAATTTCATTCCATGTGCCAGGACATAAGGGTGGAATACTTTCTGGATTACCGACTGAATTACAGACGGCTCTTCAATACGATTTTACTGAGTTAGCGGGTCTTGACGATCTTCATGAGCCAAGTGGTGTAATTGAAGAGGCGCAGCAGAAGCTGTCATCACTCTATGGTTCGGATCGGAGCTTCTTCCTTGTGAATGGGTCAACGGTAGGGAATTTAGCAATGGTTTATGCGACGTGCCGTGCTGGTGAAACGGTTATTGTTCAGCGTAATGCACATAAATCGATTTTCCATGCGATTGAGCTAACTGGTGCTAGGCCGGTATTCGTGTCTCCGGTTTGGGATCAGATTACTAAGACAGCCGGGCATGTGACCGTCGCTCAAGTTGGCGAGGCACTCGAGGCTTATCCTGATGCGAAGGCTGTCATTCTTACATATCCGACCTATTACGGTCTAACAGGTACCGAGTTGGAAAAAATCATTAGGTTTTGTCATACGTATGAAGTTCCGGTCTTGGTTGACGAGGCACACGGTGCGCATTTTGTTGTAGGAGAACCGTTTCCTCGTTCAGCATTGGAGATGGGGGCAGATGTGGTTGTACATTCAGCACATAAAACGTTGCCCGCAATGACGATGGCTTCTTTTTTACATATCCGCTCAGATTTCATAGCTGTAGAAAAAGTCGCCCATTATTTAGGGATGTTACAGTCCAGCAGTCCGTCTTATTTGTTGATGGCTTCGCTTGACGATGCACGAGCTTATGCAGAGTTTTATAATGGAGAAGATATAAAGAGTTTCATGGGACAGCGTATGGATTTCATCAAACGGCTTGGGATAATTCCTGGGCTTCAAACGATTGTAACGGATGATCCGTTAAAGCTCATTTTGCGTATTGAAGGTTTTACAGGTTTTGATATACAAAAAAAGCTGGAAGCGGAAGGTATATATGGCGAAATTGCAGATCCCTATCAAGTGTTATTCGTGTTACCGTTACTAAAAGTCGGAACGACCTATCCGTTCGATGAAATTTGCGAGAAAATAAAAATTGCGGTTGCTTGTTTGGATGGATTGGACAGGATAGTAAATCTAGGAGAAATACCATCACTTGAGGAGGGACTTTCCCGTCTCGCTTACACGTTCGAGGAAGTGGCGAACATGGAGGTGGAGTGGATTCCATATGTAGAGTCCGTGGGCCGTGTCGCGGCTGCTTCAATTATTCCATATCCGCCGGGTATTCCGCTTTTAATGGCGGGAGAAATTGTAAAGGATGAGCATATTCAAACTCTCGGAAAGTTGCTCCAAATGGGGGCGAAATTACAGGGTGCCATTCGAATTAATGA